The sequence TGGTTATCGAATGATGTGGCAAAGGCCGCTGTAAACCGTGATATCACGCGCTTTCTTAAAAAATGGTTATTTTTTTGAAGTTTTAGTGGAGGAAAGTGGGGAATGTGGTAGGATAAGGATAGAAGGTGGGTGCTATGGTATGTTCATGGGAGAATATCAGCATAACATTGATACAAAAGGGCGTATTATTGTTCCTTCCAAGTTCAGAGAGAATCTGGGAGATCAATTTGTTGTTACCCGTGGTTTAGATCAATGTTTGTTTGCATACCCGATGGACGAATGGCACCAGCTTGAAGAAAAACTCAAAAAATTACCATTAACGAAAAAAGATGCCCGTGCATTCACCAGATTTTTCTTTTCAGGTGCAGTTGAATGTGAACTGGACAAGCAGGGAAGAATAAATATACCTGCCCCATTACGTAAGTATGCAGGTATTGAAAAGGAATGTGCAGTAATCGGTGTATCTAACCGAGTAGAGTTCTGGGCAGAAGAAAAATGGAATGAATTTGTCGATGTATCAGAAGAATCGTTTGCTGAAATTGCAGAAAACATGATGGATTTTGATTTATAAGACACCAAGAGAGGAGTAACTCCATGTTTGGACATTATACGGTATTAAAAGAAGAAACCGTCAATGGTCTTAATGTTGATCCGAACGGTATTTACGTGGATTGTACTTTAGGTGGCGGCGGCCACTCTGAATACATAGTAAAGCAACTAAGTGATGCTGGGCGTTTGATTGCATTTGACCAGGATGAGGACGCCATAACAGCTGCAAAAGACAGACTGAGCGAATATCAAGATAAGATTACGTTTGTGCAACAGAATTTTCGCTATTTGGAAGAAGAATTGCAGCAATTGCAGATTGATCGAGTCGAT is a genomic window of Gracilibacillus salinarum containing:
- the mraZ gene encoding division/cell wall cluster transcriptional repressor MraZ; translated protein: MFMGEYQHNIDTKGRIIVPSKFRENLGDQFVVTRGLDQCLFAYPMDEWHQLEEKLKKLPLTKKDARAFTRFFFSGAVECELDKQGRINIPAPLRKYAGIEKECAVIGVSNRVEFWAEEKWNEFVDVSEESFAEIAENMMDFDL